The DNA region CTTTATTTGCATCATTGTCCAAATTTTCTTTTTGATTAGAGGCAAAAAGTTTAAATCCTGTAATATTATCTCTTTCTAAAAATAATTGAAATGAGCTAACTTTTTGTTCTGACCCTAGATCAATTATTAAAGTTTTAGCCCCATTTGAAGGATCGCTTTGATTAGTTGCTCATCTTGTATTAAAATCTCCGTCAACAGCTTTTGATCCATTAAACTCAGTACCGTTTTCGAAATCATTTTGTTCTGTAGATTTTCCTAATGCTATATTTGTGCCATTTTCAGTACCATCATTTGTTGTTGGATTAGCAGAAACTAGTGCTAATGGCAACGAGATAACACTAGACATCCCACCACAAATTAATAGAAATTTTCTTTTTAAATTCATATTCTCTCTCCTGTAATCATTTCCACATATAAAAATTATAAAAATATTTACTTAAAAATAATCGTTTTTAAATAATTCATTCAAAAAGAAAGTAAAAACTTTATATTTCCTTAATTAAAAGTGAATTATTCATTCATTTAAAAATAAGATTAATTGCAAAATCAGTGTGCATTTTATTTTGCATTTTGGGATTTTCCTTAGAATTCCCAAGTGGTATCAATATTTTCTGCAACTTTATAATCAGTATATTTATTTTCTTTTTTGATTCATCAAAAATACAAATTAATTTTTCTAAATTTGTCGTTAAAATGTTAATATATCTTTTATTATTTTTGCAAAATTATTTTATTACATGATACAAAAAAGAAAGTCATATGCACATTTAACTTGCATATGACTTTTCTAATTGTATTTACTAGTTAATTTCTTTAACTAATGCTTTAAATTAATTTTTTAAACTTAAAAAAATTTATTATACGAAAGTATGAACTAAAATAAATATAATGAATAAACTCATGAAGATAAAAGAATTTAAATAAAAAACAATATTATTTATCATAGGTTTATTAATTTTTTCTTGATTTCTTTTTCTGATCTGTTCTCTATAAAGTTTCTTTTCCTCTTCTGACATTTTTAACATTTTTCTTTCTTCTTTATATGAACCAACAGATACTTTTGATTCTTTGTATGACTTAGATATTGAGTTTCAAAAACCTACTTTTAAAAGAAGAATTATTATAAATATTAATGAAGTAACTAATGAAGCTACAAAAAGTATGCTAAAAATGTTTTTAGTTGATGAATTGGGAAACCTTACGAAATAAGCAACAACTATAAATGTGAATATAACGATTCCTAAAATAAAAAATGAATAAAAGTGTTTTTTCTTAAATTCATCTTTTATATTCGAAAAAATATTTCTAATCATTTTCTTTTTTAACTCATTTATTAAATTGTGATTTTGTACCATAAATAAAATGGTTGTTTTGGGTTGAAACCGGTTGAGTGAAAGGAATATTTGGGTATTCTTGTTCTTTCATGTAAGCTAGTTCAAATTTAACATCCTTAAATTTCTCGTTTGCATTAGAAATTTTTGGTATTGCTTTAAATAAATTGATTGTGTATGGGTGGAGAGGTTGTTTATAGATCTCGGTTGTATCCCCTGATTCGACAATTTTACCTAGGTGCATAATTTGGACTCTATCAGCTATATATTCAATCATTGATAAATCATGCGCTATAAATACCATTCCAATATTTTTTTGAATACATAAATCTTTTAGTAAGTTAACAACCTGAGCTTGAATTGAAATATCAAGTGAAGCAATTGGCTCGTCGGCAACAATAACTTTTGGTTCAGTAATTAAAGCTCTAGCAATCACAATTCTTTGACGTTGACCACCTGAAAATTCGTGTGGATAACGATAAGCAAATTGTTTTAATAACCCAACATCTTCAAGACTCTTATAAATTTTTGTTTTAATGAATAAGTTCTTAATTCTTAATAATTTTATTGGTTTATAAAGTTTATTAGCAATGTAGCTAATTAATTTATGTTGTTTTCTAGATCATAAATCAAATTTTGAATTACCAAGTAAAATATATGTATTTTCTAGGTCTTTATTTAAGTATTTTAATTCTATATCAAATGAAGCTATACCATTTCATTTATCTTTTACATTTGTATTGTATACTTTAAGATCAACTTTTGCCTGTTTTAATTCTTGTTCATTTTTTTGGAGTTGTAATTTATCTTTGTTGTTAATATTTTTTATTTTTCTTAACTCTTTATTTTTAGTTAATAATTTATTTAAATGATTTTCTTTGTAAAATTCATTGAATTTTTTATGCGTTAAATTAAATAGTTCATTGTTTGATTTTGATAAAGCTCTTAACTTTTTGAGAAGTTCTGTTTCTTTTTCAATTTCTTTATTTAATAAATTAATTCTTTGAGTAAATAAAGAAACGTATTTATTAACTTCATCTTGATTAATTTTTTTAGCTTCTTCTAATTCTTTTTTGGCTTGTAATACTGCTTCTTCGTTTTTGATTGATTTTTGGAAGAATTCTTTAATTTCTTGTTTAAAAATACTAATAAAGTTTTTTAATGATAAAAATATTTGATTTTTATAAGTTTTTTTTCTATCCGCAGAAATTCTAGTATATTCTGAAAAGTCAAATTTATATTGTTGGTTAACAATTTCTATTAATTTATTTTTATAAGATTTAATACTATTAAAATCATAAGGATTAATATTTAAATCTTTTTCAAAAATTGGAACTGATAAAGTTTCTAATTCTTTAATAAGTTTTTGCAATTCCTCAAAAGAAAGGTAATTAATTTTTCTTTTATTTGATTTGAATATTTTTTCAACTTTTTTGTTTAATAAATATAGTTTTAATTTAAAGTAATAAACTTCTAAATTTCTACCAACAAGTGACTCGTTTTTATTTAATTTTGACTCGTGTTTCAATTCTGAAATTAAATTTTTAATTGAATTTTTTGATGTTCTGTAGTCTTCAAATCAGTTTATTATAGAATCTTTCAGTTGAACGAATGATTCTTTTCTTGATTCTTTTAAATCATAAAATTTTTGAGTTTTTTTGTTTAATCTTAATGCTTTTAAATAATTTTCTTTAGCTTTATCGTAAGCTATTTCATCAAAATCAATTTCACCTTTTTCTAATTTTTCTTTATGTTCTTCATAAAGTTTAATAAGGTTATCTGAATTTGTATATAGATCATTTATTATAGTTGAATTGTTTTTATTTTTTTCCTCAAGAAATGAAAAATAAGAGTTAAATTTATCGTCAAATGATGTTTCATCATTATCAAAAGATGTTTCTGATAAAATCTTTCTTCATTTATCACTAAAAGGTTTAAGTAATGAATTTTGAATTTTTAAATTTTGTAATTTAAATTTTAAAACTGTTTCTAAAAATGTATAGTGAAAATGATCTTGAACTGATTCTCAATTTTTGTTTATTTCTTTAACTTTATTTTTAATTATTTTATTAACAATAAGAGGTTCTTTTAATATTGAAAATATAGTGTTTTGACCATTTAATGCCGCCATTGGGTCTTGAAAAATCATTTGAATATTTTTTCTCATGAATTTTCTTGTTTTTTTGGAAATTCTTTTACCAGAAATTAATTTGCCTTCTAAACGAACA from Mycoplasmopsis canis PG 14 includes:
- a CDS encoding ATP-binding cassette domain-containing protein, with protein sequence MSKKTILEITNLKKFFVNKGHVNKAVDDVTFDVKEGEIVGLIGESGSGKTTIGRSLLRLYDDFNGFVRLEGKLISGKRISKKTRKFMRKNIQMIFQDPMAALNGQNTIFSILKEPLIVNKIIKNKVKEINKNWESVQDHFHYTFLETVLKFKLQNLKIQNSLLKPFSDKWRKILSETSFDNDETSFDDKFNSYFSFLEEKNKNNSTIINDLYTNSDNLIKLYEEHKEKLEKGEIDFDEIAYDKAKENYLKALRLNKKTQKFYDLKESRKESFVQLKDSIINWFEDYRTSKNSIKNLISELKHESKLNKNESLVGRNLEVYYFKLKLYLLNKKVEKIFKSNKRKINYLSFEELQKLIKELETLSVPIFEKDLNINPYDFNSIKSYKNKLIEIVNQQYKFDFSEYTRISADRKKTYKNQIFLSLKNFISIFKQEIKEFFQKSIKNEEAVLQAKKELEEAKKINQDEVNKYVSLFTQRINLLNKEIEKETELLKKLRALSKSNNELFNLTHKKFNEFYKENHLNKLLTKNKELRKIKNINNKDKLQLQKNEQELKQAKVDLKVYNTNVKDKWNGIASFDIELKYLNKDLENTYILLGNSKFDLWSRKQHKLISYIANKLYKPIKLLRIKNLFIKTKIYKSLEDVGLLKQFAYRYPHEFSGGQRQRIVIARALITEPKVIVADEPIASLDISIQAQVVNLLKDLCIQKNIGMVFIAHDLSMIEYIADRVQIMHLGKIVESGDTTEIYKQPLHPYTINLFKAIPKISNANEKFKDVKFELAYMKEQEYPNIPFTQPVSTQNNHFIYGTKSQFNKWVKKEND